In Rana temporaria chromosome 3, aRanTem1.1, whole genome shotgun sequence, a single window of DNA contains:
- the LOC120933323 gene encoding dedicator of cytokinesis protein 6-like gives MAAERRAFAQKINRTVAAEVRKQVSREYGGSPQLSKKRAGSQQSIPLTDVVDPLDFEEFLTCHPPESDYEALRDLYDFPADDIEILYEPRECRTLEPAAPEEGKLDARVRDALKVYTHDWVIVQRRSQSLSTAYTPITAERQRQRQKALNRQLYELDEASEDRGVPPEEQEEKKRASTSMDETPRGSWASSIFDLKNSSPDPILPGLLERTPPEEVDRMNDEQRRENRHHHILALYPAPDEDEAVERDRRS, from the exons GACGGTGGCTGCAGAGGTTCGGAAGCAGGTCTCCAGAGAATATGGCGGGTCTCCACAACTTTCCAAGAAACGAGCAGGAAGTCAGCAATCG ATCCCCCTGACGGATGTGGTGGATCCTCTGGATTTTGAGGAGTTTCTCACTTGTCACCCCCCTGAATCAGACTACGAAGCCCTCAGAGACTTGTATGACTTCCCCGCTGATGACATTGAGATCTTATATGAGCCCAGAGAATGCCGCACACTGGAGCCAGCAGCCCCGGAGGAAGG GAAGCTGGATGCTCGGGTTCGTGATGCACTCAAAGTTTATACCCATGACTGGGTGATTGTACAGAGGAG GTCTCAGAGTCTGAGCACGGCGTACACTCCCATCACCGCAGAACGCCAGCGACAACGGCAGAAAGCTCTGAACCGACAGTTGTATGAGCTGGATGAGGCCTCCGAGGATAGGGGGGTTCCTCCCGAGGAGCAG gaggagaaaaaaagagcATCTACATCGATGGATGAGACCCCCCGGGGCAGTTGGGCTTCTAGTATATTTGACCTGAAGAACTCTTCTCCAGATCCAATACTGCCAGGTCTGCTGGAGAGGACACCACCAGAAGAGGTGGACAGGATGAACGATGAGCAACGTAGAGAGAACCGACACCATCACATCCTCGCTCTCTATCCAGCTCCTGATGAG GATGAAGCTGTGGAGAGAGATCGTCGTTCCTGA